One window of Desulfobulbaceae bacterium genomic DNA carries:
- the rpmD gene encoding 50S ribosomal protein L30 → MENQVKVTLKKSYIGCPKKIRATLIGLGLTRINKTIFRKNTPEIQGMLNKVQHLILVEE, encoded by the coding sequence ATGGAAAATCAAGTTAAGGTGACACTGAAAAAGAGCTATATCGGGTGTCCCAAAAAAATACGAGCTACATTGATTGGTTTAGGACTTACTCGCATAAACAAAACAATATTCAGAAAAAATACACCGGAGATTCAAGGGATGTTGAATAAAGTTCAACACCTAATTCTGGTGGAGGAATAA
- a CDS encoding 50S ribosomal protein L18, whose protein sequence is MAKTSIKTQARQKRVQRIRKKIEGTTERPRLRVFKSSRHIYAQLIDDAKGVTLCSSSTISAEIDTSEIKGKIAQANKVGQLVASLAKSKGIEKVVFDRGGYIYHGRVKALSEGAREGGLVF, encoded by the coding sequence ATGGCTAAGACAAGTATAAAAACACAGGCACGGCAGAAAAGAGTTCAGCGTATTAGGAAAAAAATCGAGGGTACAACTGAAAGACCCAGATTGCGAGTATTTAAAAGTTCTCGTCATATTTACGCACAACTGATTGATGATGCTAAAGGTGTTACCCTTTGTTCTTCATCTACAATTTCGGCAGAGATTGATACGTCAGAAATTAAAGGGAAGATTGCTCAGGCAAATAAAGTTGGGCAACTTGTAGCATCACTTGCTAAGTCCAAAGGAATAGAGAAAGTAGTATTTGATAGAGGTGGTTACATCTATCATGGACGAGTAAAGGCATTGTCTGAGGGAGCTAGAGAAGGTGGGTTAGTCTTTTGA
- the secY gene encoding preprotein translocase subunit SecY, with amino-acid sequence MASGLQGTANIPELKRRITFTLLMLAVYRIGVQIPTPGINGEALADFFAKNAGTIFGMFNMFSGGALENFSIFALGIMPYISASIIFQLLQVVVPQVEALAKEGESGRRKITQYTRYATVVLSIVQGLFISIGLESMAAPTGNAMIVITPGWSFRIMTVITLTSGTAFIMWLGEQMTERGVGNGISLIIFAGIVARMPVAIVNTIKMITADQMPIILLPILLAMIASVIGIVIYFETAQRRIPIQYAKRMIGRQLYGGQRSHLPLKINMSGVIPPIFASSIMMFPATIGGFVQNDLVKQISASLAWGTLLHTLLYVVMIVFFCFFYTAVTFNPVDIAENLKKNGGFVPGIRPGKKTAEFIDRIMVRLTVIGAIYISVICVLPEILIKKLNVPFYFGGTALLIVVGVAIDTIA; translated from the coding sequence ATGGCAAGTGGCTTACAAGGAACTGCTAATATACCGGAACTCAAAAGGAGAATTACATTCACTCTTTTGATGCTTGCCGTATATCGCATAGGTGTACAGATCCCAACACCCGGTATTAATGGTGAGGCACTTGCAGATTTTTTTGCTAAAAATGCAGGAACTATTTTTGGCATGTTTAATATGTTTTCTGGAGGCGCTCTAGAAAATTTTTCAATATTTGCACTTGGTATTATGCCTTATATTAGTGCATCTATTATCTTTCAATTATTACAGGTTGTTGTTCCGCAGGTTGAAGCACTTGCTAAGGAAGGTGAATCTGGTAGAAGAAAAATTACCCAATATACCAGATATGCAACCGTTGTTCTTAGTATAGTTCAGGGACTTTTTATTAGCATTGGACTAGAAAGTATGGCTGCACCAACCGGTAATGCCATGATTGTCATTACTCCTGGGTGGTCCTTTAGGATAATGACTGTGATAACTCTTACATCTGGAACTGCATTTATCATGTGGTTAGGCGAACAGATGACCGAACGTGGTGTAGGAAATGGGATATCATTAATTATATTTGCCGGTATTGTAGCTCGTATGCCTGTAGCAATTGTAAATACAATTAAAATGATTACCGCAGATCAGATGCCAATTATATTGTTGCCAATTCTTCTTGCAATGATTGCTTCAGTTATAGGTATAGTCATATATTTTGAGACGGCACAAAGGAGGATACCAATTCAATATGCGAAACGTATGATTGGTAGACAATTATATGGTGGGCAACGATCTCACCTTCCTCTCAAAATCAACATGTCAGGTGTTATCCCTCCAATATTTGCCTCCTCTATCATGATGTTTCCAGCAACTATTGGTGGCTTTGTTCAAAATGATTTGGTGAAACAAATTTCAGCTTCTTTAGCATGGGGGACTTTACTCCATACATTGCTATATGTCGTAATGATTGTTTTCTTTTGTTTTTTCTATACTGCTGTTACATTTAACCCGGTAGACATTGCCGAAAATCTAAAGAAAAATGGAGGTTTTGTGCCTGGAATTAGACCTGGCAAAAAAACCGCTGAATTTATCGATAGGATCATGGTTAGACTCACTGTTATAGGCGCCATTTATATATCTGTTATTTGCGTGTTACCTGAGATATTGATTAAAAAATTAAATGTTCCCTTCTATTTCGGTGGAACAGCTTTGTTAATTGTGGTTGGTGTTGCTATTGACACCATTGCTCA
- the rpsH gene encoding 30S ribosomal protein S8 translates to MSMSDPLADMLTRIRNAVMVNLTCVDMPYSKIKAEVAKILKKEGYISDYQKIEDNSCQGSLRVSLKINGDNDKVITGIKRISKPGRRIYARHNEIPRVLSGLGISIVSTSQGVLTDHEARSRSVGGEIICEVW, encoded by the coding sequence ATGTCTATGAGCGACCCCCTAGCAGATATGCTGACTAGGATACGTAATGCTGTTATGGTTAATTTAACTTGTGTGGATATGCCATACTCCAAGATTAAGGCAGAAGTAGCCAAGATTTTGAAAAAAGAGGGCTATATCAGCGACTATCAAAAAATTGAGGATAACTCTTGTCAGGGTTCCCTCAGAGTATCCTTAAAAATTAATGGTGATAATGACAAAGTTATTACCGGGATTAAAAGGATAAGCAAACCTGGTCGTAGGATTTATGCACGTCATAATGAGATACCTAGGGTGTTAAGTGGCCTCGGGATATCAATTGTATCAACCTCACAAGGTGTTTTGACGGATCATGAAGCTAGAAGTAGATCTGTTGGTGGCGAAATAATTTGTGAAGTTTGGTAA
- a CDS encoding type Z 30S ribosomal protein S14, producing the protein MAKKSLIAKCKRTPKFAVRAYNRCKICGRPHGYMRKFGICRICFRSMSNSGLVTGVTKSSW; encoded by the coding sequence GTGGCTAAAAAATCATTAATTGCTAAATGTAAGAGAACACCTAAGTTTGCAGTACGTGCATATAATCGCTGTAAAATTTGCGGAAGACCACATGGTTACATGAGAAAATTTGGCATATGTCGTATTTGTTTTAGGAGTATGTCTAACAGTGGTTTAGTTACTGGAGTTACTAAGTCAAGTTGGTGA
- a CDS encoding 50S ribosomal protein L15 yields MNLSNLSPYPGSTKQRKRIGRGQGTGQGKQSGKGHKGYKARSGSSISPGFEGGQMPLHRRLPKRGFTNPFKKEYGIVNVKDLEVFDDNTLIDSQLLHTKGLVGKKYTLIKLLGTGEITKKLIVKLSSVSESAKLKIESAGGKIEV; encoded by the coding sequence TTGAACTTAAGCAATCTTTCTCCATATCCAGGGTCCACTAAACAACGAAAAAGAATTGGGCGTGGTCAAGGAACAGGGCAAGGAAAACAGTCAGGTAAAGGACATAAGGGTTATAAGGCGCGTTCTGGCAGCAGCATTAGTCCTGGGTTTGAAGGTGGACAAATGCCACTTCATCGTCGCTTACCAAAGCGTGGCTTTACAAATCCATTCAAAAAAGAATATGGAATTGTGAATGTCAAGGATTTGGAAGTTTTTGATGATAACACCTTAATTGATTCTCAATTGTTGCACACTAAAGGTCTAGTTGGAAAAAAATACACCTTGATTAAGTTGCTTGGTACTGGTGAAATAACAAAAAAGTTGATAGTTAAACTTTCATCAGTCAGTGAGTCTGCTAAATTAAAAATTGAATCTGCTGGCGGCAAAATCGAGGTATAA
- the rplE gene encoding 50S ribosomal protein L5, which translates to MANLKEYYHNECVPLLIKEFGYKSIMEVPKLDKIVLNMGLGEAVQNPKIIEGAVAELTAIGGQKAVVTKAKKSIAGFKLREGMPIGCCVTIRKDRMYDFLAKLINIALPRVRDFRGTPSKSFDGRGNYALGIKEEIIFPEIDYDKIDKIKGLNIVIGTTAKTDEEGRFLLKALGMPFRK; encoded by the coding sequence ATGGCTAACTTGAAAGAATATTATCATAATGAATGTGTACCTTTACTCATTAAAGAGTTTGGGTATAAATCAATAATGGAAGTACCAAAGCTCGATAAAATAGTTTTGAATATGGGTTTGGGAGAAGCTGTTCAAAATCCAAAAATTATTGAAGGAGCAGTTGCAGAACTGACCGCTATTGGAGGACAAAAAGCTGTTGTTACTAAAGCAAAGAAGTCAATTGCTGGTTTCAAACTCCGAGAAGGCATGCCTATAGGATGTTGTGTGACAATTCGTAAAGATCGGATGTATGATTTTCTTGCAAAATTGATTAATATTGCATTGCCAAGAGTAAGAGATTTTCGCGGGACTCCTTCGAAATCTTTTGATGGCAGGGGAAACTATGCTTTAGGTATTAAAGAAGAAATAATATTTCCTGAAATTGACTATGATAAAATTGACAAGATTAAAGGTCTTAATATTGTAATTGGTACAACGGCTAAAACAGATGAAGAGGGACGATTCCTACTGAAAGCCTTAGGGATGCCTTTCAGGAAATAA
- a CDS encoding 50S ribosomal protein L6: MSRIGNKPIPVPAGVKLEINNDFIRVTGSKGTLEKQIMPELQIVEEGATLLVKASDNSKRTNAFRGLTRSLINNMIIGSHTGFKKTLIVEGVGYRVNVNDKKISLSVGYSNTIDFVLPANVSATTANNQIVLESIDKDLLGQTAAKIRDIRKPEPYKGKGIRYENEHIVRKAGKAAGKK; the protein is encoded by the coding sequence ATGTCAAGAATTGGTAATAAACCTATCCCCGTTCCTGCTGGGGTTAAGCTTGAAATTAATAACGATTTTATAAGAGTAACTGGATCTAAAGGTACCCTTGAGAAACAGATTATGCCTGAATTACAAATCGTTGAAGAGGGAGCTACCCTATTAGTCAAAGCTAGTGATAACAGCAAAAGAACTAATGCCTTTCGTGGGTTAACCAGGTCCTTGATAAACAACATGATAATTGGATCTCATACTGGTTTTAAAAAAACTTTGATAGTTGAAGGTGTTGGATATCGGGTTAATGTTAATGATAAAAAAATTAGTTTATCCGTAGGATATTCAAATACCATTGATTTTGTATTGCCAGCAAATGTTTCTGCAACAACGGCAAATAATCAAATTGTTCTTGAATCAATAGATAAAGATTTACTTGGACAAACAGCTGCTAAGATTAGAGATATAAGAAAACCCGAACCCTATAAAGGCAAGGGCATTAGATATGAGAATGAACATATTGTCAGAAAGGCTGGTAAGGCCGCTGGAAAGAAATAA
- a CDS encoding 30S ribosomal protein S5: MNEKDDQLIEKIVFINRVAKVVKGGRRFSFSAIVVVGDGAGKVGYGLGKANQVPEAIRKGVEQAKKDMKRVSITNTSIPHEIFGKFGAGRVMLKPASPGTGVIAGGAVRAVLEAAGVHDILTKCLGSHNPHNLVKATIDGLRNLRTPEMIAAKRNKSVEEILTK, translated from the coding sequence ATCAATGAAAAAGATGATCAGTTGATAGAGAAAATTGTCTTTATTAACCGAGTAGCAAAAGTTGTAAAAGGTGGCAGACGATTTAGCTTTAGCGCGATAGTCGTAGTTGGTGACGGGGCAGGTAAAGTTGGATACGGCCTAGGTAAGGCCAACCAAGTACCTGAAGCAATCAGAAAGGGTGTTGAGCAAGCAAAAAAGGATATGAAACGTGTTTCTATTACAAACACGAGTATTCCACATGAAATTTTTGGAAAGTTTGGCGCCGGAAGAGTTATGCTTAAGCCTGCATCTCCAGGTACAGGTGTAATAGCCGGAGGAGCTGTAAGGGCTGTATTAGAGGCGGCAGGAGTACATGATATTCTTACAAAATGTCTCGGGTCACACAATCCACATAACTTGGTTAAGGCTACAATAGATGGATTAAGAAACTTGCGCACACCAGAAATGATTGCGGCTAAGCGAAATAAGTCTGTCGAAGAGATTCTGACTAAGTAA